A DNA window from Vibrio cidicii contains the following coding sequences:
- the istA gene encoding IS21 family transposase, which produces MAKKRTPMNKIKEVLRLKYDCGLSNRSIASCLKLGPSTISELLTRFKQSQLGWPLPESCSDADLTQALYHGKKASRDKVMPDFTQYAVELRRKGMTKMLLWQEYHEQYQEKAYAYTQFCEHFTRWLKTQKRSMRQLHVAGDKLFIDYCGPRLQVVNPDTGEVREAEVFVATLGASNYTYVEAFPSQGKSYWLEAHANAFEHFGGVPHLLVPDNLRSAVSKANRYEPRLNDSYQKLANHYQTAVMPARPYKPKDKAKAENAVLLVERWIMMRLRHQTFYTFKELNLAIRALMDELNQREMKQYGASRKALFDKLDKPALKPLPKQRYLYTETRQAKVGPDYHVEYRRHYYSVPHQLVGHHVELEASNRLVQIYHQGNLVAQHPRSQRERGNSTQPEHMPSHHQHQKWSPGRLLNWGANIGPATREVVNKMLNAKPHPEQAYRSCLGLLNLSKAHGESRLEQACKDALMLTKPNYTFINNLLKNNREGQLSKDKANTPNLVHSNVRGPNCYH; this is translated from the coding sequence ATGGCCAAAAAGAGAACTCCAATGAACAAAATCAAAGAGGTATTACGCCTTAAGTACGACTGCGGTCTCTCAAATCGCAGCATCGCTTCTTGCCTGAAACTCGGCCCGTCCACCATATCGGAACTCCTTACTCGCTTTAAACAAAGCCAACTTGGTTGGCCTCTGCCTGAAAGTTGCAGCGATGCTGATCTCACGCAAGCGCTGTATCACGGTAAGAAAGCCAGTCGCGATAAAGTCATGCCAGACTTCACGCAATACGCAGTCGAACTCAGACGTAAAGGCATGACGAAGATGTTGCTCTGGCAGGAATATCATGAGCAATATCAAGAGAAAGCTTACGCTTACACTCAGTTCTGCGAGCACTTCACTCGCTGGCTCAAAACCCAAAAGCGCAGCATGCGCCAGCTTCATGTGGCGGGTGATAAGCTGTTTATCGATTACTGTGGCCCTCGGCTTCAGGTGGTGAACCCTGACACAGGCGAAGTGCGCGAAGCCGAAGTGTTCGTGGCGACCTTAGGTGCGTCCAACTACACCTATGTGGAAGCCTTCCCCAGCCAAGGAAAGTCTTACTGGCTAGAGGCGCATGCCAATGCGTTCGAGCACTTCGGTGGCGTCCCCCATCTCTTGGTTCCCGACAATCTGCGTAGCGCGGTCAGTAAAGCGAATCGCTATGAGCCAAGACTGAACGACAGCTATCAGAAACTGGCCAATCACTATCAAACCGCCGTGATGCCTGCTCGCCCTTACAAACCGAAAGACAAAGCCAAGGCGGAGAATGCGGTGCTCCTCGTCGAACGCTGGATCATGATGCGGCTTCGCCACCAAACCTTCTATACCTTCAAAGAGCTGAATCTCGCTATCCGAGCGCTGATGGATGAGTTAAACCAACGTGAGATGAAACAGTATGGCGCGAGTCGCAAAGCCTTGTTCGACAAACTCGATAAACCTGCATTAAAGCCGCTACCCAAGCAGCGATACCTCTATACCGAAACGAGACAAGCCAAGGTTGGGCCTGACTATCACGTCGAATATCGCCGTCACTACTACTCGGTTCCCCATCAACTGGTTGGCCACCACGTCGAGCTGGAAGCCTCCAACCGTCTGGTGCAGATCTACCATCAAGGTAACTTGGTCGCCCAGCATCCACGCAGTCAAAGAGAGCGCGGAAACAGCACCCAACCAGAGCACATGCCGAGTCATCATCAACATCAGAAGTGGTCGCCTGGACGCTTGCTCAACTGGGGAGCCAATATCGGCCCTGCCACCCGAGAAGTCGTCAATAAGATGCTGAACGCCAAACCTCATCCAGAGCAGGCCTATCGTTCCTGTCTTGGGTTACTCAACCTGAGTAAAGCCCATGGTGAATCACGCCTAGAGCAAGCCTGTAAAGATGCGCTGATGCTGACAAAACCGAACTACACCTTCATCAATAATCTGCTGAAAAACAATCGCGAGGGGCAACTGAGTAAAGATAAAGCGAATACACCGAACCTTGTTCACAGCAATGTTCGTGGCCCGAACTGTTATCACTAG